From a single Ornithodoros turicata isolate Travis chromosome 8, ASM3712646v1, whole genome shotgun sequence genomic region:
- the LOC135366762 gene encoding tetraspanin-6-like, whose translation MGKVMQTAVCINLMKLLLMVFNIIFGVTGIVLLILGVWMKVSLYHVLNLSTDYNQHMPLVFIGTGIIVLLVSIVACVGTVKGQSVLLYIFGVILVGVFLLEMTAGVMGYMYIRQVKEGIQKGMNSSISHYGSGGMADENVDFVQKSLKCCGLLNFKDWEQVEYYVRTEGLLPSSCCENSNSACNVNNPNLHPEGCYNKIIGFLDKNLNAIAGGAVGFAFFQLFGVVLSFCLAANINKAKYERV comes from the exons ATGGGGAAAGTAATGCAAACAGCGGTCTGCATAAATCTCATGAAACTACTACTTATGGTTTTCAACATCATCTTTGGG GTGACTGGAATCGTTCTACTTATTCTTGGAGTCTGGATGAAGGTGTCCCTCTACCATGTCCTGAATTTATCAACTGACTACAACCAGCACATGCCTCTGGTGTTTATCGGCACCGGCATCATTGTTCTCCTGGTCTCCATCGTCGCCTGCGTGGGGACTGTGAAGGGCCAATCCGTGCTGCTTTATATC TTTGGCGTAATCCTGGTCGGCGTATTCCTCCTGGAGATGACTGCGGGTGTGATGGGATACATGTACATCCGCCAAGTGAAGGAAGGCATCCAGAAAGGGATGAACTCTTCCATCTCTCACTATGGCTCGGGCGGAATGGCGGACGAGAACGTCGACTTTGTTCAAAAGAGT CTCAAGTGCTGTGGTCTATTGAATTTTAAAGACTGGGAGCAGGTGGAGTACTACGTTCGTACCGAAGGGTTACTACCAAGCAGCTGCTGCGAAAATTCAAATTCCGCTTGCAATGTTAACAACCCCAATCTTCACCCCGAG GGCTGCTACAACAAGATTATTGGCTTTTTGGATAAGAACTTGAATGCCATTGCTGGAGGAGCTGTCGGCTTTGCATTCTTTCAG CTTTTTGGCGTGGTCCTTTCATTCTGCCTTGCAGCAAACATCAACAAGGCAAAGTATGAACGTGTTTAG
- the LOC135366760 gene encoding importin-5-like translates to MEHDQVQFNALLNNLLSTENELRTTAENAYDAIPAATRVVFLMAATTRAACEEQVRTLAAVLLRRLISSDFEKFYPELPPATQEELKNHLLLSIQNEQNDTIRRRICDAAAELARKLIDDDANNHWPEFLKFLFTCASASSPVLRESALQIFASVPGIFGNQQARYLDMIRQMLVQSLNDTANKNVRFAALRAVCAFLLIHEKETAIHKMFTDSIPVMYQILSESIEKLEDDSIAKCFVDLAEACPRFFRPHLDGLMQLCLKVIAEPSVPDTWRHLCLETVVTLSETAPAMVRKLASKHIAQLVPLLFNMMVDLNDDAEWATADEITEDDNDSDPVVGESSLDRLACSLGGKTILPLVINCLSQMLASTDWKHRHAALMAVSAAGEGCHKQMEAMLPQIVEAVLKYLQDPHPRVRYAACNALGQMATDFCPVFEKRFHDRVIPGLSMLLEDHANPRVQAHAGAALVNFFEDCPKTVLLPYLDAVVAKIETVLTTKMKELVEKGNKLMLEQIVVTLAALADRAEEKFVDYYDRFMPCLKYIIENASTPELQMLRGKTIECVSLIGLAVGREKFMADASGVMDMLLKTQTGDIEISEDNPQLSYMISAWARICKILGKQFEPYLPYVMGPVLKAASLKPEIALMDSDDMKVVEEDEDWQFVSFGDQQNFGIRTAGLEEKATACQMLVCYARELKEGFVTYAEEVVKLMVPMLKFYFHDAVRSAAAESLPYLLECAKIRGEGYVNEMWHYICPELLSAIDADPEKEVQSDHMSSFAQCVTTMNSRCLTEEHMTTLVKVLDKFLKEHFERAAERQLKRKDEDYDEVVEEELLGEDDTDVFLLSKMADILRSLLSVYKQDFFPYFDQLLPHFATLLQADRPWPDHQWALCVFDDIIEYGGPGCARYQEYFLQRMMELLGSQSAEVRQAASYGVGVLALFGGEAFAKICANAVPLLVQVIEAPESRSLEHIFATENAISAVSKILLSCSQEVNAQEVIPRWFSWLPVWEDEEENPHVYGLLCSLLEVNHPALLGENNNNLPRIVMVMAEAFSRKAVEPSSEVGKRMITLLTALKNSSEVFAMCLSQLSPQQQEILHVVLTPTVA, encoded by the exons ATGGAGCATGATCAAGTGCAGTTTAATGCTCTCCTAAATAACTTGCTCAGCACTGAAAATGAACTGAGAACCACTGCTGAG AATGCATACGATGCCATTCCAGCTGCCACGCGGGTGGTTTTCCTCATGGCGGCCACCACAAGGGCCGCTTGTGAGGAACAGGTGCGCACCCTGGCAGCAGTCCTGTTGCGGCGCCTGATCAGCTCGGACTTTGAGAAGTTCTACCCCGAGCTCCCGCCTGCAACTCAGGAGGAGCTGAAGAATCACCTTTTGCTCAGCATTCAGAATGAGCAGAACGACACGATACGGCGTCGCATATGCGACGCAGCTGCAGAACTTGCCAGGAAGCTCATTG ACGATGATGCTAATAATCACTGGCCTGAATTTCTCAAGTTCCTCTTCACATGTGCAAGTGCCTCCAGCCCTGTGCTTAGGGAGTCTGCTCTACAGATATTTGC GTCGGTGCCCGGCATCTTTGGAAACCAGCAGGCTCGATATCTGGACATGATCAGGCAGATGTTGGTACAGTCCCTCAACGACACTGCAAACAAAAAT GTACGATTTGCTGCCCTGAGAGCTGTGTGCGCCTTCCTACTGATCCACGAGAAGGAGACTGCAATCCACAAAATGTTCACAGACTCCATTCCTGTGATGTATCAA ATTCTCTCGGAGAGCATAGAAAAGTTGGAGGATGATTCAATTGCCAAATGTTTTGTGGACCTAGCGGAGGCCTGCCCGCGTTTCTTCAGGCCTCACCTGGATGGTCTCATGCAGCTCTGCCTCAAG GTGATTGCGGAGCCATCGGTGCCGGACACTTGGCGGCACCTCTGTCTAGAGACTGTGGTCACTCTTTCTGAAACGGCCCCTGCCATGGTTCGCAAGCTAGCTAGCAAGCATATTGCTCAACTTG TTCCACTTCTGTTTAATATGATGGTCGACCTAAATGACGATGCCGAGTGGGCTACTGCGGATGAAATAACCGAGGACGACAATGACAG TGATCCGGTTGTTGGAGAGTCTTCCCTGGACAGGCTAGCCTGCAGCCTTGGTGGCAAAACAATCCTTCCTCTTGTCATCAACTGTTTATCACAAATGCTAGCGAGCA CTGACTGGAAACATAGGCATGCAGCTCTAATGGCAGTGTCAGCGGCTGGTGAAGGCTGCCATAAGCAGATGGAAGCGATGCTACCACAAATTGTCGAAGCTGTCCTAAAGTACTTGCAGGATCCT CACCCTCGTGTGAGGTACGCAGCGTGCAACGCGCTGGGCCAGATGGCTACGGACTTCTGTCCGGTGTTTGAGAAACGATTCCACGACCGCGTTATCCCTGGGCTGAGCATGCTGTTAGAGGACCACGCAAATCCGAGGGTGCAAGCACACGCTGGAGCTGCATTGGTGAATTTCTTTGAAGATTGTCCAAAAACTGTCCTCTTGCCATATTTGGATGCAGTGGTGGCGAAGATTGAGACAGTCTTGACAACAAAAATGAAGGAG TTGGTTGAGAAAGGCAACAAGCTGATGCTGGAGCAGATCGTGGTAACGCTTGCTGCCCTAGCTGACCGTGCTGAAGAGAAGTTTGTGGACTATTATGATAG GTTCATGCCTTGCCTCAAGTATATTATTGAGAATGCCTCAACTCCAGAGCTACAAATGCTGAGAGGGAAGACTATTGAGTGTGTCAGTCTGATTGGTCTGGCGGTGGGCAGAGAAAAG TTCATGGCTGACGCCAGCGGTGTAATGGACATGCTTCTGAAAACGCAAACAGGtgacatagagatcagtgaggACAATCCACAG CTTTCCTACATGATTTCTGCGTGGGCGAGGATATGCAAGATTTTGGGGAAGCAGTTTGAACCTTACCTTCCGTACGTCATGGGCCCCGTACTGAAGGCTGCATCCTTGAAGCCAGAGATTGCCCTGATGGATA GTGATGACATGAAAGTAGTAGAAGAGGATGAAGACTGGCAGTTTGTGAGCTTTGGAGACCAGCAGAACTTTGGTATCAGAACCGCTGGCTTGGAGGAGAAGGCTACAGCTTGCCAGATGTTGGTGTGCTATGCGCGAGAACTAAAAGAGGGCTTTGTGACTTACGCGGAGGAAGTAGTCAAGCTAATGGTGCCCATGCTCAAGTTTTACTTTCACGATG CAGTCAGGTCGGCAGCTGCAGAGAGCCTACCCTACCTTCTGGAGTGTGCGAAGATCCGTGGAGAGGGATATGTAAATGAGATGTGGCACTACATCTGCCCAGAACTTCTCTCTGCCATTGATGCAGACCCGGAAAAGGAGGTTCAGTCGGACCACATGTCAAGTTTCGCGCAG TGTGTGACAACGATGAACAGTCGGTGCTTGACGGAGGAACACATGACGACACTCGTGAAAGTCCTGGACAAGTTCCTGAAGGAACACTTCGAGAGGGCTGCCGAACGACAGCTCAAGAGGAAGGATGAAGACTACGATGAAGTGGTGGAGGAAGAACTTCTTGGTGAG GACGACAcagatgtcttcttgctaagcAAGATGGCCGATATCCTGAGGTCCCTGTTATCTGTCTACAAGCAAGACTTCTTCCCGTACTTTGATCAACTCCTGCCCCATTTTGCGACTCTGTTG CAAGCTGACAGGCCTTGGCCAGATCATCAGTGGGCCCTCTGTGTTTTTGACGACATCATAGAGTACGGTGGTCCG GGCTGCGCAAGGTACCAAGAGTACTTCTTGCAGCGTATGATGGAACTTCTAGGCAGCCAGAGCGCGGAGGTACGGCAGGCGGCCAGTTACGGCGTCGGCGTGCTCGCACTGTTTGGGGGAGAGGCGTTCGCAAAGATATGTGCAA ATGCGGTGCCCTTGCTGGTACAGGTGATTGAGGCACCTGAGTCTCGGTCGCTGGAACACATCTTTGCTACGGAGAACGCCATCTCTGCCGTGAGCAAGATACTGCTCAGTTGCAGCCAAGAAGTGAATGCCCAGGAGGTGATCCCACGTTGGTTCTCGTGGCTGCCGGTCTGGGAAGACGAAGAGGAAAACCCGCATGTCTACGGTCTGCTGTGCTCTCTCCTTGAAGT GAACCACCCAGCCCTTTTGggtgagaacaacaacaacctgcCAAGGATAGTTATGGTCATGGCAGAAGCATTCAGCAGAAAGGCTGTGGAGCCATCCTCTGAGGTTGGCAAGCGAATGATCACATTGCTGACAGCATTAAAG AACAGCAGCGAAGTCTTTGCCATGTGCCTCTCTCAGCTGTCGCCGCAGCAGCAAGAAATCCTGCACGTGGTGCTGACTCCCACAGTGGCGTGA